The Psychrobacillus sp. FSL K6-4046 DNA window TATTTTCATATTCAGCCTTAATTTCATCTTCTGAAACTTCTACATCTTCAATAAGAGCAGCTTCTTGTAGAAGGTTAAGACGTAAATACTTTTTGTAGGATTCTTCTGTGTATCCTTGTTGTGCAAGCAATGTTTCAAAGTTTTCCCCAAGTTGTTCTTTATCTGCTTTTAGCTGAGCATCTACTTGTTTGTCGGTAACATCGTACTTAGAGTCTAATACTTTTTCAATCATAAGAAGTTGAAAAGCTTGATCTCCAATAGAAGCCTTCATTTCTTCATATAAATCATTTTGTGTAATGTCGCCTACTTTAGAGGATGCAATTACTTTACTGCTATCTGCAGATTCATTGTCATTACAAGCCCCTAATGCAAGAACAGATGCTGCTAATGTTAATGATAAAACTGTTTTTTTCATAAAAATCTCTCCTAACTTCATCTTGCTGCAACTGTAACTATACCATAAACGAAATAAAAACAAAAATGGTTCCCGTGCATTTGCCCACCATATTTGGAAACCACCGCATAAGATAAATTAGAAAGAGGAGGTGTTCTAAATGGGTGGACAATACAACTACGGCGGTGGCTCTGGTGCTGGTGCTGGTTCAGGTTTTGCTTTATTGGTAGTTCTGTTTATTCTTTTGATTATCGTTGGCGCTGCTTTCATCTACTAACGTAATCAATGACTAAGGACACTTAGGTGTTCTTAGTCACTGTATGGCTAATAAAAGAAATGACCCAATCATATAAATGATTTGGGTCAATTTTTCTATTAAACTGCGTAAACTAACTCAACATAGAAAGATACAAGAAGAATCGTAATTAATATATTAATGGTTCTAAAAATCTTAGGATGTTTTTCTTCTGGGATTTCTTTTGACATCACAAGTGCATATGTCATTCGATTAATTTGTAGCAAGTAAAATGCTGAGAATAGAACTAAAGTAAATATGATCATGTCTAAACTCCCTTCATGTACACTAAGCATATCAAATTAGGGGTATTAGTTACAAGTGTAACATATTACTAATGATGGGAAGCGACGATTAAAATTTGATAACCAGCGTCTGTTTCTTCGACAAAAGCACTTCTAGGTGATTTACTTAAATTCTTTACATAGATCAAATCTATCAGGCACATACCGCAATGATAGGCTAATAGCATAATGAAATAATGAGCAAAATGTGGCGCCACAAGAGCACCTATTAGAATAGCAGCGTTTATAAAAATAAAAGGTGAAAGCAACGAAAATATAAACTGATATTTATTTATTGGTTCACAGACTTTTATGGAAACTATCGGAAGAAAACCATAACGTCTGTTAAGAGTTACTTTTATATGATCACGAATAGTAAATAACGGAAGAAAATGAAACAACTTGTGAAGTGGATATACCATTATCATACCAATCGCAAATAGCCAAAAGAAGTCATCAGATTTATGTGAGTCATTAATAGTTTCTTGTAAAGCATAGACAATTGAAAAAACGGACATAACTAGTATGGAAGATAGGAAAAATAGCCGTTCCATACCATATTGTTTTTTGACATTAATAGTTTTCCAACAATGCAAGATTGATGCATCTCCTATATAGTAAAATATATTTCAGATACATACAATACGATGTTTCTATATAAAATACAAGCTTATTAATTGTAAAGATTTATAGAACGCTTACATTGCTGATATGACGCTATTCTGCCTTTGTGAAAGACTCATCAATATTTTGAATAGAACGCTCGAATATTTCCATGAAGTCGTCACCATAAATATTGCGAATAACTGCCATAACATCCATGAAGTCTGGAAACCTGCCGTACAAATCTTTCATTGGACGAGACCCTTCAATAACAGAATGAGGAGTTTGGTGGTAATTCTCATACATTTCCTCTAAAAGTAGTTGACCTTTTTCCGTAACGTCTACATAAGTGTTGCGCTTGTCTGTGTCTCGTTTAGAGAAAGAAAGCAATCCACGCTCCTCGAGTTTCTTAGAGAAATTAAAGGCTGTAGAAACATGCATAACTCCAAATTTAGCTACATCTGAAATGGTCGCACCTTTTAAATGATAGGATATCCATAAAATATGGTGTTCATTAATATTAAGGTCATAGGGCTTAATCCATGTTTGCCAATCTTTTTCCACTGCCTTCCAAAGAGCCTTGGAAAGTTGAGCGATTCGCTGACTATATAGCATTGCTTCCTTCATCGTATAAAATTGATCAGTCATCTCGTATGCCTTCTTTCTGGTATATAATCTTAACACATTATAGCAATAAAGTAAGAAAATTGAAATAAAATATTTGAAAATATTATTAATTTTATAATAATTTATTTTATTTCAACATTAGTCCAGTTAGACAAAATTTCCTATATCGATAAGTATAGACACCTATAGTTAGTCTAGCAAGCTATTCATATAGATATATTTTAGAATAATTGAAACATTCAAAAATCTATAGGTTTAAAAAAAGTATGCCTTTAATCTAAAAGACTAAACGCATACTGGTGGTTAGTTAGTAACTATAACTTCTTTTTTCTTAGGAAGTGCTTGTTCAAGCTCATCAATAGCTGTTTGAATGGATGAAATCTCATTTTGTAATTGTTGTTGGAGAGGGGCTGTGTCACTTTGCCACTTTTCAACGCTTTCTTTCACATCTTTGACTGTTCGTGGAATCATAACCTGTGATTCTGCCTTTAAGCTTTGTATCGATACCTTCACTTTTCGTAGCTGATCGTTAATATCGGAAAGCTTGTCTTTGTAGTCAGCAGATACCGCTTTAATATTTTCCCTAACTTCTGGACCACTTTTAGGGGTGGATAAAAGTACAGTAGTCGCACCTGTTAATGCTCCAAGAGCTACACCAATTAATAATTGTGATACTTTCATGCAAATCACTCCTTATATGTATATATTATTCCTTTCCTTTCCATTATTAAAACATAATATTCAATACAAAAAAAGCTTTCCTCATAAAAGGAAAGCTTTTTCAGTGTTTAGGAATTATATAAATATAGACATGTGGATAAATTAATGTCTAGCTCCACCGCCTTGCCCCTCGGGGTCAAATGGGAAAATACTGCTCCTGCGCAAGCTCGTCGCAAACAAGAGCGTTTGCGGTGGCTGAGGAACTGCCTCCTCGCATTTCCCCATTTGCCTGTCGGGGCAGACATAGGCGCTTGCGCTTTTCTTGTGTTAAATGGTAAGTGCAGTATTAAAATTAGAGCGTCTTACAAGTTTTACGACAATCGGATAAATGATAAAAAATGCTATGCCATTTATAAGGATTGCTGGTAAAACGACTATTAGGAAGAGTTCTGTAAATACCGCGCCCGCATTAAATATGAAAATAGCGGTGGATAGGAAAACAGTTCCTGATATTAAAGTGCCAACGCAAGTTAAAAAGACTGCTACGGCCAATTTGTTAGCTAATTTGTTTAATAAAATAACTAGACCAAAGAAAACAAATGCAGTGATTGTCTTATCAATTATATTTGGAACAAAGCCACCAGGGAAGGTAGAAAATAATCCTGAAATTATTCCTGTGGAGAACCCTAGTAAAAATACACTTTTGACCTCGGGAAATAATAGTATTCCAATAAACATCATGGTCAACATGAAGTCTGGCTTCATACCCCCGTTAATACCGGGAATAATAATGTAAAGCACTGCTCCTACACCAACTAGTAAAGACATTAGTACAAGATTCTTCGTATTCATTTCTCATCTCTCCTCAACTTTTCTCAGGCTGTTTAGTTCTCCTAACGTATCCTCGTGATCGTTAGCAAGAAACTTATTATAGATTGTAAATCTTTTTCCTTTTAAAAGCAATTAGTTGGCAGATAATTTATTTGACAGTTCTTTTGCCAAGTCCTGAATCATTTCGGATGAATAGGTTTTTTCCTTCGTATTCCAAGTGAGCTTCAGCCCATCGGTTTGATCGTAGCGAGGGATAAAATGCAAATGAAAATGGAAAACGCTTTGTCCGGCAGGGGCACCGTTATTATTTAATAGGTTCATCCCAACAGGTCCAAACGTATCCTTTAATGCAGACGCAATTTTTGGAACTACCTTAAATAAATTGCTAGCCTCTTCTTCGCTTAAGTCATATACATTTTCCTTGTGGGATTTAGGAATGATTAACGTATGTCCCTTTGTCAGAGGCATAATATCCATAAAAGCATACACATGTTCATCCTCATAAATTTTAGCACTAGGGATAGAGCCATCAATTATTTTACAAAAAATACAGTTACTCATGAAAAAACCTCCTATTCATTATTAGGATGAGTTTAACATATAATAGGACAAGTTTGTTTTTCTTTTTAACAATTTGAGAGATAGAAATAAAATGACAGAAGATTTTTAAGGCAGGCTTTGGTAAAATTATAATAAAGAAGAAGTGAGGTGTAGAAATGACTGTACTAGAAGTAAAAAATGTAACAGGTGGATATACAAGAAAGCCTGTATTGCATGATTTGGACTTTTCTATTGGTAAAGGAGAGCTTGTAGGTTTAATCGGGCTGAATGGTGCTGGGAAAAGTACAACGATCAAGCATATTATTGGAACAATGAATGCCGCAAACGGGGAAATTCTACTAAACGGAAAGACGTTAAAGGACGACCCAGCACTATATCGCTCTTCTTTTTCTTATATACCAGAAACGCCGGTATTATATGACGAGTTAACGTTAAATGAACATTTAGAGCTTACGGCTATGGCCTACAATTTGGACAAGGATGTATTTGAGGCAAGAAAAACTTCCCTATTAAAAGAGTTTCGTATGGAAAAACGATTAAACTGGTTTCCAACTCATTTTTCTAAGGGAATGCGTCAAAAAGTGATGATTATGTGTGCATTTTTAGTGAGTCCATCCCTATACATTATTGATGAACCGTTTGTAGGTCTGGACCCTTTAGGTATTCAATCACTACTGGATCAGATGAAAGCAAGAAAGGATGAGGGGGCTTCTGTCCTCATGTCGACACATATTCTATCAACAGCTGAACGATATTGTGATCGCATACTTCTTTTGCATAATGGGAAAATTCGTGCACAAGGAACGATGACGGACTTACGAGCAGCATTTAACATGCCATATGCTACATTAGATGATCTTTACATCGAAATGACAAAGGAACAACAAGATGAATAATTTGCGTGAAGTATGGAGTAAGCGATTTGTCTTCTATATAAATGAGCTTCAGAAATACATGAAATTTATTGTTTCTGGTCATTTGGCTATTGTTATCGTATTTGCGATTGGCGCGCTAGGCTATACGTATAGTGGATGGCTAAACACAGCTCCTAAGGATTTTCCCGCATATTTGGTAGTTGCGTTTATCTTAAGTATCTTAGTTACATTAAGCACACCTGTTACTCTGTTAAAAAATGCAGACAGTGTGTATTTTTTGCCGTTAGAAACAAAGCTAGGGGAATATCTACGACTGGCACTTCGTTGGACCTATTTCTCTTCAATCGTAGTCACCTTGGCTGCATATGTTGTGGCAATTCCTTTACTTACAAGAGTAGCTGGTAGTACAAGAGAAGAAATTATTGCTTTATTGATATTTTTATTAGTATTGAAGTATTGGAGCATCCATACAGAGTTCAACTTCCGATGGGCTGCTAATGGAAGAGGCGTATGGGGAGACCGTTTTCTACGCTTTCTACTTGTATTAGTAGCACTGTATTTCCTATTGAATGGAAGCTATTTATTTGTGATTTTAGTGGCTATTGTACAATTTATTTATACAATGGCATGGGTGAAAAAGAAAAAAGAAGTTCCATTTCCATTTGAACACTTTATTGTAGTTGAGCAATCTCGTATGATGAGATTTTACCGATTTGCTAATTACTTTACCGACGTTCCACATATTCGTGGAGCAACCAAAAGAAGAAAATGGTTGGATGTATTTTATAAGCTGGCGAGATATGGACAAAAAAATACCCAGCTTTACTTAGTTATGAGGACTTTCATCCGAACGAATGACTTTTTCTATTTGTGGCTGCGTTTAACTGGACTTGCGATCATCGGAGCTATATTCATTCCGTTCCCAATCGTATCCATCATATTTGCCGCTGCCCTTTCCTTTGCTACAGTTATTCAGATTAAGCATGCACTATTGTCAGGATATGAATTTAGAATGGATCTTTTGTTTCCTATTGAAAAGGACGCAAGAAAGCAATCAGTTGCGCGTTTGATTCGGATCCTTCAGTTCATTCAAGCAGTGGCTGTTTTGATAGGTGTTCTAATCCAAGGCGGAAATTCTCCTATCACATACTTAGTACCAGTAGCCGTGTTAGTAGTGTCAGAACTAACTTTGCGAATGAGTAAAATCTAATTGTTGAAATAAAAACTGTAAATACACTCAAGTAAATTGAGTGGTTTGCAGTTTTTTTATTTGAGAAACAAAGTATGGAGTTGTGTCTATAAGTAGGGGGGCCCATAAAGAGTATGGAAAGCGCCTATAAATAGGATGGAAGTGACCCATAAATCAAAGAAAAGCGCCCGTAAACGTGGGAATCGCCCATAGGTTGATGGAAAGTGTCCCATAAAGTGTAGGAAAGCGCCCATAAACAGGTTAGGAGTGTCCCATAAATCAAAGCAAAGCGCCCGTAAAGGTGTGAATCGCCCGTAGGCAGGCGGAAAGTGTCCCATAAAGAGTATGGAAAGCGCCCATAAACAGGATGGAAGTGACCCATAAATCAAAGAAAAGCGCCCGTAAACGTGGGAATTGGTCTTCTGTAAAGAAAGTAGACAAATTAATTCACAACTTTTTTTCTTCCACTACCGCGCTGTCGCTTGCTGGGATGGTGAAAACAGGATAGGTCACAACCATACCTATCCTATTTCCACCATCTCTGATTTTCTCACCCTGCAGCCAAAAGACAACTTTTATTGAACGCTTGTTCAAAGTCTACAGGACTCACATAACCCAACGTGGAATGCCTTCTTCTCGTATTATAGAATTGGTCAATATAATGCCCAACCGCTTTGATTGCTTGCTCACGCGTCTCCCATTTATGGCGGTAGATCAACTCTTTCTTGATCGTCGCATGGAACGACTCGATACAGGCATTGTCATAAGGATCTCCCTTGCGACTCATGCTGCCCTTCATTTCTCTTTCGGTCAATAACCCGGTATAATCCTGCGAACAATATTGCGATCCACGGTCCGAGTGATGGATTAGTCCTTCCCCTGGGTCCCTTATCATAATTGCCTGTTGGAGGGCTTCGAAGGGTAATTCTTTTTTCATATTGTCTCTAATACTCCAGCCAATAATTTTTCGTGAAAAAAGGTCCATCACGCTCGCCAAATATAACCACCCCTGTATAGTCCAGATATACGTTATATCTGTTACCCATACGGTATTAGGTGCTTCCGCCAAGAATTTGCGTTCAAGCAGATTTGGATAGATAGGATGTTGGTGATTGGAATCCGTCGTCACCACGTAAGGGGTCGCTGATGTCGCACGGAGTCCCATCTCGTTCATTCGTTTCCCTATTGTCCGCTCACACACGTGAACACCTTGCGCCTCCAAATCTTTTGCGATTCGCGGGCTGCCATAAGTTCCATGACTTTCAATGAAGCTGGTTCGGATCAGTTGGTTGATTTCTTCTTTTTCCTCTTGAATTCTGTTCCGTTTCTCTTTTTCTCTCAACCATTTGTAATAACCACTAGTTGAAACCTTTAAAACTTCAGACATCTTCACCACGCGAAACTCATTTTGATGTTCCTCTATGAACGTAAATATCACGTGTGGCCTTTGGCGAAGACATGCATGGCCTTTTTTAAGATTTCATTTTCCTCCTTCAGTTCTTTTTCGTTCTTCTCTAGCTCTGCTATGCGTCTTTTCAGTTCTGTAGAAGAGATGAGCTGTTCATTATTTGAAAGCTCCTGCTTCTTGTTGTAGGCCCTTACCCAGGCACGAATTCTTTGCGGCTTGATCCCATGTTCATATCCTAATTCGGTTGCCTTTCTTCCATCTTCGATTACCAATTTCACCAGATAATCACGCATTTCTCTACTTGTCCTTGTCATAATAAACACGCTCCCTTTATTTTCTATAAGTATGAGGGTCGTGTTTTAACGTGTCCACTTTTTATACTATCTCTAGAATCGCCCATAGGTTGATGGAAAGTGTCCCATAAAGTGTAGGAAAGCGCCCATAAACAGGTTAGGAGTGTCCCATAAATCAAAGAAAAGCGCCCGTAAAGAGAACGTATAAAATTTTGTGTAAATGACCATAACTTTCC harbors:
- a CDS encoding YjcZ family sporulation protein; the encoded protein is MGGQYNYGGGSGAGAGSGFALLVVLFILLIIVGAAFIY
- a CDS encoding DUF3267 domain-containing protein; amino-acid sequence: MHCWKTINVKKQYGMERLFFLSSILVMSVFSIVYALQETINDSHKSDDFFWLFAIGMIMVYPLHKLFHFLPLFTIRDHIKVTLNRRYGFLPIVSIKVCEPINKYQFIFSLLSPFIFINAAILIGALVAPHFAHYFIMLLAYHCGMCLIDLIYVKNLSKSPRSAFVEETDAGYQILIVASHH
- a CDS encoding transposase — translated: MTRTSREMRDYLVKLVIEDGRKATELGYEHGIKPQRIRAWVRAYNKKQELSNNEQLISSTELKRRIAELEKNEKELKEENEILKKAMHVFAKGHT
- a CDS encoding IS3 family transposase; translated protein: MIFTFIEEHQNEFRVVKMSEVLKVSTSGYYKWLREKEKRNRIQEEKEEINQLIRTSFIESHGTYGSPRIAKDLEAQGVHVCERTIGKRMNEMGLRATSATPYVVTTDSNHQHPIYPNLLERKFLAEAPNTVWVTDITYIWTIQGWLYLASVMDLFSRKIIGWSIRDNMKKELPFEALQQAIMIRDPGEGLIHHSDRGSQYCSQDYTGLLTEREMKGSMSRKGDPYDNACIESFHATIKKELIYRHKWETREQAIKAVGHYIDQFYNTRRRHSTLGYVSPVDFEQAFNKSCLLAAG
- a CDS encoding ABC transporter permease, yielding MNNLREVWSKRFVFYINELQKYMKFIVSGHLAIVIVFAIGALGYTYSGWLNTAPKDFPAYLVVAFILSILVTLSTPVTLLKNADSVYFLPLETKLGEYLRLALRWTYFSSIVVTLAAYVVAIPLLTRVAGSTREEIIALLIFLLVLKYWSIHTEFNFRWAANGRGVWGDRFLRFLLVLVALYFLLNGSYLFVILVAIVQFIYTMAWVKKKKEVPFPFEHFIVVEQSRMMRFYRFANYFTDVPHIRGATKRRKWLDVFYKLARYGQKNTQLYLVMRTFIRTNDFFYLWLRLTGLAIIGAIFIPFPIVSIIFAAALSFATVIQIKHALLSGYEFRMDLLFPIEKDARKQSVARLIRILQFIQAVAVLIGVLIQGGNSPITYLVPVAVLVVSELTLRMSKI
- a CDS encoding HIT family protein; this encodes MSNCIFCKIIDGSIPSAKIYEDEHVYAFMDIMPLTKGHTLIIPKSHKENVYDLSEEEASNLFKVVPKIASALKDTFGPVGMNLLNNNGAPAGQSVFHFHLHFIPRYDQTDGLKLTWNTKEKTYSSEMIQDLAKELSNKLSAN
- a CDS encoding ABC transporter ATP-binding protein encodes the protein MTVLEVKNVTGGYTRKPVLHDLDFSIGKGELVGLIGLNGAGKSTTIKHIIGTMNAANGEILLNGKTLKDDPALYRSSFSYIPETPVLYDELTLNEHLELTAMAYNLDKDVFEARKTSLLKEFRMEKRLNWFPTHFSKGMRQKVMIMCAFLVSPSLYIIDEPFVGLDPLGIQSLLDQMKARKDEGASVLMSTHILSTAERYCDRILLLHNGKIRAQGTMTDLRAAFNMPYATLDDLYIEMTKEQQDE
- a CDS encoding tryptophan transporter → MNTKNLVLMSLLVGVGAVLYIIIPGINGGMKPDFMLTMMFIGILLFPEVKSVFLLGFSTGIISGLFSTFPGGFVPNIIDKTITAFVFFGLVILLNKLANKLAVAVFLTCVGTLISGTVFLSTAIFIFNAGAVFTELFLIVVLPAILINGIAFFIIYPIVVKLVRRSNFNTALTI
- a CDS encoding HTH-type transcriptional regulator Hpr; translation: MTDQFYTMKEAMLYSQRIAQLSKALWKAVEKDWQTWIKPYDLNINEHHILWISYHLKGATISDVAKFGVMHVSTAFNFSKKLEERGLLSFSKRDTDKRNTYVDVTEKGQLLLEEMYENYHQTPHSVIEGSRPMKDLYGRFPDFMDVMAVIRNIYGDDFMEIFERSIQNIDESFTKAE
- a CDS encoding YtxH domain-containing protein — translated: MKVSQLLIGVALGALTGATTVLLSTPKSGPEVRENIKAVSADYKDKLSDINDQLRKVKVSIQSLKAESQVMIPRTVKDVKESVEKWQSDTAPLQQQLQNEISSIQTAIDELEQALPKKKEVIVTN